A single region of the Chionomys nivalis chromosome 5, mChiNiv1.1, whole genome shotgun sequence genome encodes:
- the Nr1d2 gene encoding nuclear receptor subfamily 1 group D member 2, whose product MELNAGGVIAYISSSSSASSPASCHSEGSENSFQSSSSSVPSSPNSSNSDANGNLKNGDLSGIDSVLKSDHTDCPVKTGKPGALGMTKSHSGMTKFSGMVLLCKVCGDVASGFHYGVHACEGCKGFFRRSIQQNIQYKKCLKNENCSIMRMNRNRCQQCRFKKCLSVGMSRDAVRFGRIPKREKQRMLIEMQSAMKTMMNSQFSGHLQNDTLAECHEQSSLPAQEQLRPKPQLEQENLKSSPPPSSDFAKEEVIGMVTRAHKDTFLYNQEHRENSVESMPPQRGERIPRNMEQYNLNHDHCGSGLHSHFPCSESQQHLSGQYKGRNIMHYPNGHAICIANGHCVNFSSAYTHRVCDRVPVDGFSHNENKNSYLCNTGGRMHLVCPMSKSPYVDPQKSGHEVWEEFSMSFTPAVKEVVEFAKRIPGFRDLSQHDQVNLLKAGTFEVLMVRFASLFDAKERTVTFLSGKKYSVDDLHSMGAGDLLSSMFEFSEKLNALQLSDEEMSLFTAVVLVSADRSGIENVNSVEALQETLIRALRTLIMKNHPNEASIFTKLLLKLPDLRSLNNMHSEELLAFKVHP is encoded by the exons ATGGAACTGAACGCGG GAGGTGTGATTGCCTACATCAGTTCCTCCAGCTCAGCCTCCAGCCCTGCCTCTTGTCACAGTGAGGGTTCTGAGAACAGTTTCCAGTCCTCGTCCTCGTCTGTCCCATCTTCTCCAAATAGCTCTAACTCTGATGCCAACGGCAATCTGAAGAACGGTGATCTCTCTGGCATTGACAGTGTCTTGAAGAGTGATCACACAGATTGTCCTGTGAAAACAGGCAAACCTGGTGCTCTTGGCATGACCAAGAGTCACAGCGGTATGACAA AATTTAGTGGCATGGTTCTACTGTGTAAAGTCTGTGGGGATGTGGCGTCAGGATTCCACTATGGAGTTCATGCTTGTGAAGGCTGTAAG GGGTTCTTTCGGAGGAGCATTCAGCAAAACATCCAATACAAGAAGTGCCTGAAGAATGAGAACTGTTCTATCATGAGGATGAACAGGAACCGATGCCAGCAGTGCCGCttcaagaagtgtctgtcagtgGGAATGTCCAGAGACG CTGTTCGATTTGGCCGGATTCCTAAGCGTGAAAAGCAGAGAATGCTAATTGAAATGCAAAGTGCAATGAAGACCATGATGAACAGCCAATTCAGTGGCCACCTACAAAATGACACCTTAGCAGAGTGTCATGAACAGTCATCCTTACCAGCTCAGGAACAGCTACGGCCCAAGCCCCAGCTGGAGCAAGAAAACCTCAaaagttctcctcctccctcttctgatTTTGCAAAAGAGGAAGTGATTGGCATGGTGACCAGAGCCCACAAGGATACCTTTCTGTATAATCAAGAGCATCGAGAAAACTCAGTTGAGAGCATGCCACCCCAGAGAGGAGAACGGATTCCCAGGAACATGGAGCAATATAATTTAAATCATGATCACTGTGGCAGCGGACTTCACAGCCACTTTCCCTGTAGTGAGAGTCAACAGCATCTCAGTGGACAGTACAAAGGGAGGAACATAATGCATTACCCAAATGGGCATGCCATTTGTATTGCAAATGGACACTGTGTGAACTTCTCCAGCGCTTATACTCACAGAGTCTGTGATAGAGTTCCAGTAGATGGATTTTCTCATAATGAGAACAAGAATAGTTACCTGTGCAACACTGGAGGGAGGATGCATCTG GTTTGTCCTATGAGCAAGTCTCCATACGTGGATCCTCAGAAGTCTGGGCATGAAGTCTGGGAAGAATTTTCAATGAGTTTCACACCGGCAGTGAAGGAAGTGGTGGAATTTGCAAAACGCATTCCCGGGTTCCGAGATCTGTCTCAACACGATCAGGTCAACCTTTTAAAAGCTGGCACTTTTGAG GTTCTGATGGTACGATTTGCTTCATTATTTGATGCAAAGGAGCGGACTGTCACCTTTCTAAGTGGGAAGAAGTACAGTGTGGATGACCTGCACTCTATGGGAGCAGGGGATCTGCTCAGCTCTATGTTTGAGTTTAGTGAGAAGCTGAATGCCCTCCAGCTCAGTGATGAGGAGATGAGCTTGTTCACAGCGGTGGTTCTGGTATCTGCAG ATCGGTCTGGAATTGAAAATGTCAACTCAGTGGAAGCTTTGCAAGAAACGCTCATCCGTGCACTAAGGACCTTAATAATGAAAAACCATCCCAATGAAGCCTCCATTTTTACAAAATTACTTCTAAAGTTGCCAGATCTTCGATCTTTAAACAACATGCACTCTGAGGAACTCTTGGCCTTTAAAGTTCACCCGTAA